The proteins below come from a single Conger conger chromosome 10, fConCon1.1, whole genome shotgun sequence genomic window:
- the LOC133138451 gene encoding tubulin alpha chain-like — protein MRECISIHVGQAGVQIGNACWELYCLEHGIQPDGQMPSDKTIGGGDDSFNTFFSETGAGKHVPRAVFVDLEPTVIDEVRTGTYRQLFHPEQLITGKEDAANNYARGHYTIGKEIIDLVLDRIRKLADQCTGLQGFLVFHSFGGGTGSGFTSLLMERLSVDYGKKSKLEFSIYPAPQVSTAVVEPYNSILTTHTTLEHSDCAFMVDNEAIYDICRRNLDIERPTYTNLNRLISQIVSSITASLRFDGALNVDLTEFQTNLVPYPRIHFPLATYAPVISAEKAYHEQLSVSEITNACFEPANQMVKCDPRHGKYMACCLLYRGDVVPKDVNAAIATIKTKRTIQFVDWCPTGFKVGINYQPPTVVPGGDLAKVQRAVCMLSNTTAIAEAWARLDHKFDLMYAKRAFVHWYVGEGMEEGEFSEAREDMAALEKDYEEVGVDSIEGEGEEEGEE, from the exons ATG cgTGAGTGCATCTCCATCCACGTGGGCCAGGCTGGTGTCCAGATtggcaatgcatgctgggagctctATTGCCTGGAGCACGGCATCCAGCCGGACGGGCAGATGCCCAGTGATAAGACCATCGGAGGAGGGGACGACTCCTTCAACACCTTCTTCAGTGAGACGGGAGCAGGCAAGCACGTCCCCAGGGCTGTGTTTGTGgatctggagcccactgtaattg ATGAGGTGCGCACTGGGACTTACCGCCAGCTGTTCCACCCTGAGCAGCTCATCACTGGAAAAGAAGATGCTGCCAACAACTACGCTCGCGGCCACTACACCATCGGCAAAGAGATCATCGACCTGGTGCTGGACAGGATCCGCAAACTG GCGGACCAGTGCACAGGCCTGCAGGGCTTCCTGGTCTTCCACAGCTTTGGAGGAGGTACTGGCTCTGGTTTCACCTCCCTGCTGATGGAACGCCTGTCCGTTGACTACGGCAAGAAATCCAAGCTGGAGTTCTCCATCTACCCAGCTCCCCAGGTGTCCACAGCTGTGGTGGAGCCCTACAACTCCATCCTGACCACCCACACCACCTTAGAGCACTCTGACTGCGCCTTCATGGTCGACAACGAGGCCATCTATGACATCTGCCGTAGAAACCTCGATATCGAGCGCCCCACCTACACCAACCTCAACCGGCTCATTAGCCAGATTGTGTCCTCCATCACAGCCTCCCTACGATTCGATGGTGCCCTCAATGTTGATCTGACAGAGTTCCAGACCAACTTGGTGCCCTATCCCCGAATCCACTTCCCTCTGGCTACCTATGCCCCAGTGATCTCTGCTGAGAAGGCTTACCATGAGCAGCTTTCTGTGTCAGAGATCACCAATGCCTGCTTtgaaccagccaatcagatggtgAAATGCGATCCCCGTCATGGCAAGTACATGGCCTGCTGCCTGTTGTACCGTGGTGACGTGGTGCCCAAAGACGTAAACGCCGCCATCGCCACCATCAAGACCAAACGCACCATCCAGTTTGTGGACTGGTGCCCCACTGGTTTCAAGGTTGGCATCAACTACCAGCCGCCCACCGTGGTTCCTGGTGGAGACCTGGCCAAGGTGCAGAGAGCGGTGTGCATGCTGAGCAACACCACCGCTATCGCCGAGGCCTGGGCCCGCCTGGACCACAAGTTCGATCTGATGTACGCCAAGCGCGCCTTCGTGCACTGGTACGTGGGAGAGGgcatggaggagggagagttcTCTGAGGCCAGAGAAGACATGGCCGCCCTGGAGAAGGATTATGAGGAGGTGGGGGTTGACTCCATCGAAGGcgaaggagaagaggagggagaggagtag
- the LOC133138454 gene encoding GTPase IMAP family member 9-like, with protein MQRGQPNPEFETDDFRHWQREFSQQQKVVDSQRPSPPREPVRRIVLIGKTGHGRSASGNTILGCTRREDWKFKVTTGVTSGLQQCEKHETVRFGKRLVVIDTPGLFDTNSDCTETEIGRCVCLSQPGPHVFLLVIGINTRYTTEEKETIEHFERMFGEMVKPYTIVLFTGMDELEYGGETLEERLSRDEQFRNLVQKFGNKYHGINNRRHDDEQVRKLVDKIEDVLNDNEGHFYTNNMYETASIELHREIENILREKLPDIIDREQRCRSAAEIDNLWCEEVKATVEKATCIVATILRNKGFISICALLGAGAALCAAGPAVAAIAAGAGVGAGVAFGYKKYYKK; from the exons ATGCAGAGAGGACAGCCAAACCCCGAATTTGAGACTGACG ACTTTCGTCACTGGCAAAGGGAGTTTAGTCAACAACAAAAAGTTGTGGATTCCCAGAGGCCAAGCCCACCAAGAG AGCCAGTTCGACGAATTGTGCTAATTGGAAAGACAGGACATGGAAGGAGCGCATCCGGAAACACTATCCTGGGATGCACCAGAAGAGAGGACTGGAAATTTAAGGTTACAACAGGCGTGACATCTGGACTGCAGCAGtgtgaaaaacatgaaactgtCAGATTTGGGAAAAGGCTTGTCGTGATTGACACCCCGGGGTTATTTGACACAAATTCAGATTGCACTGAAACAGAGAtcgggaggtgtgtgtgtctgtctcaaccAGGCCCGCATGTCTTCCTCCTCGTCATCGGTATAAACACTAGGTACACTACGGAGGAGAAAGAAACCATTGAACATTTTGAGCGGATGTTTGGTGAGATGGTAAAGCCATACACCATCGTTCTTTTTACAGGGATGGACGAATTGGAATATGGTGGGGAGACACTTGAGGAGCGATTAAGTAGGGATGAACAGTTTAGGAATCTTGTACAGAAGTTTGGGAATAAATACCATGGAATAAATAACAGAAGACATGACGATGAACAAGTGAGGAAGCTTGTTGACAAAATAGAGGATGTATTGAACGACAATGAGGGGCATTTTTACACCAATAATATGTACGAAACTGCTTCCATTGAACTTCACAGGGAGATTGAAAACATTCTGAGGGAAAAGTTGCCAGATATCATAGACAGAGAGCAAAGATGTAGGAGTGCTGCAGAGATTGATAACCTCTGGTGTGAAGAGGTTAAAGCAACTGTAGAGAAAGCAACTTGCATCGTTGCAACAATTTTGAGAAATAAGGGATTCATATCAATCTGTGCTTTACTTGGTGCAGGGGCAGCATTGTGTGCGGCAGGCCCCGCTGTTGCTGCTATTGCAGCAGGGGCAGGAGTAGGAGCAGGAGTCGCTTTTGGCTACAAAAAATACTATAAAAAATAG
- the LOC133139482 gene encoding GTPase IMAP family member 9-like, translated as MRRRQADPEFEIDDFRHWQREFSQQLVDSHWPSPQSEPVRRIVLIGKTGHGKSATGNTILGCTRREDWKFESSSGSTSKTQKCEKHEAVRFEKRLIVVDTPGLFDTQSNSIETEIGRCVCLSQPGPHVFLLVMSMDRYTKEGQKSIENIERMFGEMAKRYTIVLFTGMDDLEYHGETLEGKLSRDKPFRDLVWKFGNKYHGINNRSHDDEQVRKLVDKIEDVLKDNEGHFYTNDMYETASIELHREIEKILREKLPDIIDREQRCRSAEEIDNLWCEEVKAAVEKATCIVATILRNKGLISIVALLGAGAALCAAGPAVAAIAAGAGVGAGVAFGYKKYYKK; from the exons ATGCGGAGAAGACAGGCGGACCCCGAATTTGAGATTGAcg ACTTTCGTCACTGGCAAAGGGAGTTTAGTCAACAACTTGTGGATTCCCATTGGCCAAGCCCACAAAGCg AGCCTGTTCGACGAATTGTGCTAATCGGAAAGACAGGACATGGAAAGAGTGCGACAGGCAATACTATCCTGGGATGCACCAGAAGAGAGGACTGGAAATTTGAGAGCTCATCAGGTTCAacatcaaaaacacagaaatgtgaaaaacatgaaGCTGTCAGATTTGAGAAAAGGCTTATAGTGGTTGACACCCCAGGGTTGTTTGACACACAGTCAAATAGCATCGAAACAGAGAtcgggaggtgtgtgtgtctgtctcaaccAGGCCCACATGTCTTCCTCCTCGTCATGTCTATGGATAGGTACACTAAGGAGGGGCAAAAATCAATTGAAAATATTGAGCGGATGTTTGGTGAAATGGCAAAGCGATACACCATTGTTCTTTTTACCGGGATGGACGATTTGGAATATCATGGGGAGACACTGGAGGGGAAACTAAGTAGGGATAAACCCTTTAGGGATCTTGTATGGAAGTTTGGGAATAAATACCATGGCATAAATAACAGAAGTCATGATGATGAACAAGTGAGGAAGCTTGTTGACAAAATAGAGGATGTATTGAAGGACAATGAGGGGCATTTTTACACCAATGATATGTACGAAACGGCTTCCATTGAACTTCACAGGGAGATTGAAAAGATTCTGAGGGAAAAGTTGCCAGATATCATAGACAGAGAGCAAAGATGTAGGAGTGCTGAAGAGATTGATAACCTCTGGTGTGAAGAGGTTAAAGCAGCTGTAGAGAAAGCAACTTGCATTGTTGCAACAATTTTGAGAAATAAGGGATTAATATCAATCGTTGCTTTACTTGGTGCTGGGGCAGCATTGTGTGCGGCAGGCCCTGCTGTTGCTGCTATTGCAGCAGGGGCAGGAGTAGGAGCAGGAGTCGCTTTTGGCTACAAAAAATACTATAAAAAATAG